In Asanoa sp. WMMD1127, one genomic interval encodes:
- a CDS encoding DUF4142 domain-containing protein encodes MGLRTFGVAAAIVAALGAGAGVAGAAEAPAAAPSTQDVAYLQAAHQSNLLEIATGTQAQEKGRSQQVKDIGARFVADHTRLDQSLQQTASSLGVPLAPADAAREATERLARVPASQYDRVWIPLQQAAHTAAMQNGQREIEQGTDPAVKQDATAAAPVLEQHHALLNQAASQV; translated from the coding sequence ATGGGACTTCGCACATTCGGGGTGGCCGCCGCGATCGTGGCCGCGCTCGGCGCCGGGGCGGGGGTCGCGGGGGCGGCCGAGGCGCCGGCCGCCGCGCCGTCGACGCAGGACGTCGCCTATCTGCAGGCCGCGCACCAGTCCAACCTGCTGGAGATCGCCACCGGCACCCAGGCCCAGGAGAAGGGGCGCAGCCAGCAGGTGAAGGACATCGGGGCGCGGTTCGTCGCCGACCACACCCGGCTGGACCAGTCGCTCCAGCAGACCGCGTCATCGCTCGGGGTGCCGCTGGCCCCGGCGGACGCCGCGCGGGAGGCGACCGAACGGCTGGCGAGGGTGCCGGCGTCGCAGTACGACCGGGTGTGGATCCCGCTCCAGCAGGCGGCCCACACGGCGGCGATGCAGAACGGCCAGCGTGAGATCGAGCAGGGCACGGACCCGGCGGTCAAGCAGGACGCCACCGCGGCCGCTCCGGTGCTCGAGCAGCACCACGCGCTGCTCAACCAGGCGGCGAGCCAGGTCTAG
- a CDS encoding LacI family DNA-binding transcriptional regulator: MGPATRRLTMADVATLAGVSKATVSRVLNGEPGVSAETRMRIKALVDELSYVVSPDAARLSRGRTGRVAVVMPQTTTWFYAAVLAGVLSVLRPEGFDALVYQVADDTESRRFFADLPAKRQVDAAIVVAFPVSDYERRQLDLLGVPVVIAGGALPDHPHVRVDDVAAARQAVTHLTLAGHERIAMINSAVPPDRPYAPPVDRLRGYRTALDDAGLRYDAGLVVELPWSATMGAEGMDRLLSADRPPTAVFAFSDEVAIGALRSLRRAGIAVPRQLSLVGIDDHPLAELSDLTTVRQPVELQGVHAARMALALLGGGSVADAHVTIPTHLVIRGTTAAP, translated from the coding sequence GTGGGCCCGGCGACCCGACGACTGACCATGGCGGACGTCGCCACGCTGGCCGGCGTCTCCAAGGCGACCGTCTCGCGGGTGCTCAACGGCGAGCCCGGGGTCTCCGCGGAAACCCGGATGCGGATCAAGGCGCTGGTCGACGAACTGTCCTATGTCGTCTCGCCCGACGCCGCCCGCCTCAGCCGCGGCCGGACCGGCCGGGTCGCGGTGGTCATGCCGCAGACCACGACGTGGTTCTACGCCGCGGTGCTCGCCGGTGTGCTGTCGGTGCTGCGCCCCGAGGGCTTCGACGCGCTGGTCTACCAGGTCGCCGACGACACCGAGAGCCGCCGGTTCTTCGCCGACCTTCCGGCGAAACGTCAGGTCGACGCGGCCATCGTCGTCGCCTTCCCGGTCAGCGACTACGAGCGGCGGCAACTCGACCTGCTCGGCGTGCCGGTGGTCATCGCCGGGGGCGCGCTGCCGGACCACCCGCACGTGCGCGTCGACGACGTGGCCGCGGCCCGGCAGGCGGTCACCCACCTGACGCTGGCGGGACACGAGCGGATCGCGATGATCAATTCTGCGGTGCCGCCCGACCGGCCGTACGCGCCGCCGGTCGACCGGTTACGTGGCTACCGGACCGCTCTGGACGATGCCGGCCTTCGCTATGACGCCGGCCTTGTCGTCGAGCTGCCGTGGAGCGCCACGATGGGCGCCGAGGGCATGGACCGGCTGCTGAGCGCCGACCGGCCACCGACGGCGGTCTTCGCGTTCTCCGACGAGGTGGCCATCGGCGCCCTGCGGAGCCTGCGCCGGGCCGGCATCGCGGTGCCCCGGCAACTGTCGCTCGTGGGGATCGACGACCATCCGCTGGCGGAGCTGTCCGACCTGACCACGGTGCGCCAACCGGTGGAGCTCCAGGGCGTCCACGCCGCCCGGATGGCGCTCGCGCTGCTGGGCGGCGGCTCGGTCGCCGACGCGCACGTGACGATCCCGACGCATCTGGTCATCCGGGGCACGACCGCCGCGCCGTGA
- a CDS encoding glycoside hydrolase family 97 catalytic domain-containing protein has translation MRRASARAAAAAGLALVMTLVAPGVAPAAGRAGAAATKVSSPDGRLTVAVSADGGQLRYAVRRDNRTLVLPSALGLRLTDGSTLGAGVTISRSATRARDTTWRPVWGADAVVRDRHRELTVRLRQADGRVFDLVVRAYDDGVAIRYSVPRQDALSSLDIVDEATEFALAGDPTAWWTPRSLAYDGDEQLWQETAYSAMGDTMTPATFRWADGTHLSIHEADLVDYAAMTLVRESGRLRAALTPTPDRAAAVVTTTGRATPWRALTITKDAAGLVDSHLLENLNPPCAICDQDTSWMKPTKYVGIWWALQHQQYTWEEGPRHGATTERAKSYIDFAAANGIGGLLAEGWNKGWEGSWADQDFTTPADDFDLEAVVAYGKSKGVEFVAHNETGADIDNYEAQIDEAFALYERLGIHYLKTGYVGQIPGQYAYSQRSVNHFRLVLEKAAAHKINVLCHECVHATGEVRTFPNAIAREAVRGQEYDAFSAGNSPAHTLTIPFTRMLSGPMDYTPGIMNILWDPQGQGRRVHTTVGKQLSYYVNYFSGVQMAADLPEHYAGAPGLAFIADVPARWDESRVLSARVADHLVTARRSGSRWYVGAMTGERAQALRYRLDFLGRGFWVAESLGDAAATDYETDPTPLAVNRSLVTRHDTFVAALEKSGGQAVRFRPATAADLASVPRYVEPRPRVTAVAAPATAAPGDIVTIRATVTNRGSVPGGKDVVMTVGGTDIRQTRYVRVDPRSSATVVFQARLTGERAVVTVDGLRAVVRLEEPDDAVPAPANLRVTGFAGALVALSWDPVPGAAYQVFRRPVDGVYGAPLATVPSPSYVDTDVAVDNTYAYVVRAVVGGRTSIPSNEVVQQTIPQPVRVTWRVRVPANTPAGDTVHLPGALPEMGPWDPGKVAMTEVEPGIWEATLSVLEGTVVQYKYTRGSWETVERWGQITGTTNRSVAVTYGTTGTQVVDDTSLDPATPDIHEAVRAWIDLPT, from the coding sequence ATGAGACGCGCCAGCGCACGAGCGGCCGCGGCCGCCGGGCTCGCACTAGTGATGACGCTCGTCGCGCCCGGTGTCGCGCCGGCGGCCGGGCGGGCCGGGGCGGCGGCCACGAAGGTGTCCTCGCCGGACGGCCGGTTGACGGTCGCCGTCTCCGCGGACGGCGGTCAGCTGCGATATGCGGTGCGGCGGGACAACCGTACGCTGGTGCTCCCCTCGGCCCTTGGCCTGCGGTTGACCGACGGCTCGACGCTGGGCGCCGGCGTCACGATCTCCCGGTCGGCGACCCGGGCCCGCGACACCACCTGGCGGCCGGTCTGGGGCGCCGACGCCGTGGTCCGCGACCGGCACCGCGAGCTGACGGTCAGGTTGCGGCAGGCCGACGGGCGCGTGTTCGACCTGGTCGTCCGCGCCTACGACGACGGTGTGGCGATCCGCTACTCGGTGCCGCGCCAGGACGCGCTGTCCAGTCTGGACATTGTGGACGAGGCGACCGAGTTCGCGCTGGCGGGCGATCCGACTGCCTGGTGGACACCCAGAAGCCTGGCGTACGACGGCGACGAGCAGCTGTGGCAGGAGACGGCCTACAGCGCCATGGGTGACACGATGACGCCGGCCACGTTCCGGTGGGCCGACGGCACGCACCTGTCGATCCACGAGGCGGACCTGGTCGACTACGCGGCGATGACGCTGGTACGCGAGTCGGGGCGCCTGCGTGCGGCATTGACACCGACTCCCGACCGGGCGGCGGCGGTCGTGACGACCACCGGTCGGGCGACACCGTGGCGGGCGTTGACCATCACCAAGGACGCCGCGGGGCTCGTCGACTCGCACCTGCTGGAGAACCTCAACCCGCCGTGCGCCATCTGCGACCAGGACACGTCGTGGATGAAGCCGACGAAGTACGTGGGGATCTGGTGGGCGTTGCAGCACCAGCAGTACACGTGGGAAGAGGGCCCGCGGCACGGCGCCACTACCGAGCGGGCCAAGAGCTACATCGACTTCGCGGCCGCGAACGGCATCGGCGGGTTGCTGGCCGAGGGGTGGAACAAGGGTTGGGAAGGTTCCTGGGCGGATCAGGACTTCACCACTCCCGCGGACGACTTCGACCTCGAGGCGGTCGTCGCCTACGGCAAGAGCAAGGGCGTGGAGTTCGTCGCGCACAACGAGACCGGCGCCGACATCGACAACTACGAGGCGCAGATCGACGAGGCGTTCGCGCTCTATGAGCGGCTCGGCATCCATTACCTGAAGACCGGCTACGTGGGGCAGATTCCCGGGCAGTACGCGTACTCCCAGCGCTCGGTCAATCATTTCCGGCTCGTGCTGGAGAAGGCGGCGGCGCACAAGATCAACGTGCTGTGCCACGAGTGCGTGCACGCGACGGGCGAGGTGCGCACGTTCCCCAACGCGATCGCCCGGGAGGCCGTGCGGGGGCAGGAGTACGACGCCTTCTCGGCGGGCAATTCGCCGGCGCACACGTTGACGATTCCGTTCACCCGCATGCTGTCGGGGCCGATGGACTACACGCCGGGCATCATGAACATCCTCTGGGACCCGCAGGGCCAGGGCCGGCGGGTGCACACCACGGTGGGCAAGCAGCTTTCGTACTACGTCAACTACTTCTCCGGCGTGCAGATGGCCGCGGATCTGCCGGAGCACTATGCCGGCGCGCCCGGGCTGGCCTTCATCGCGGACGTGCCGGCCCGGTGGGACGAGAGTCGGGTGTTGTCGGCGCGGGTCGCGGATCATCTGGTGACGGCGCGGCGGTCCGGGTCCCGGTGGTACGTGGGTGCGATGACCGGTGAGCGTGCCCAAGCCTTGCGCTATCGGCTGGACTTCCTGGGGCGGGGTTTCTGGGTCGCCGAGTCATTGGGGGACGCGGCGGCGACCGACTACGAGACCGACCCGACACCGCTCGCGGTCAACCGGTCGCTGGTGACGCGGCACGACACGTTCGTCGCGGCGCTCGAGAAGAGCGGTGGCCAGGCGGTGCGGTTCCGGCCCGCGACGGCGGCGGATCTGGCCTCGGTGCCCCGCTATGTGGAGCCGCGGCCTCGGGTGACCGCGGTGGCGGCGCCGGCCACGGCCGCGCCCGGTGACATCGTGACGATTCGGGCCACCGTGACCAACCGGGGTTCCGTTCCTGGCGGCAAGGACGTCGTCATGACGGTGGGCGGCACCGACATCCGGCAGACCCGGTATGTCCGCGTCGATCCCCGGTCGTCGGCCACCGTGGTGTTCCAGGCGCGGCTGACCGGTGAGCGGGCGGTGGTCACCGTCGACGGGCTGCGGGCCGTGGTCCGGCTCGAGGAACCCGACGACGCGGTGCCGGCGCCGGCGAACCTGAGGGTCACCGGGTTCGCCGGGGCGTTGGTGGCGCTGTCGTGGGATCCGGTTCCCGGCGCGGCTTACCAGGTGTTCCGGCGGCCGGTGGACGGTGTCTATGGTGCGCCGCTGGCGACCGTTCCGTCGCCGTCCTATGTGGATACGGATGTGGCCGTCGACAACACCTATGCCTACGTGGTCAGGGCGGTGGTGGGCGGGCGTACGTCCATCCCGTCGAACGAGGTCGTGCAGCAGACGATTCCGCAGCCCGTGCGGGTGACGTGGCGGGTGCGCGTGCCGGCCAACACGCCCGCCGGGGACACGGTTCACCTGCCTGGGGCGCTGCCGGAGATGGGGCCATGGGATCCGGGGAAGGTGGCCATGACGGAGGTCGAGCCCGGCATCTGGGAGGCCACGCTGTCGGTGCTCGAGGGTACGGTCGTCCAGTACAAGTACACCCGCGGCTCGTGGGAGACCGTCGAGCGCTGGGGCCAGATCACCGGCACCACCAACCGCTCGGTGGCGGTCACCTATGGCACCACCGGGACGCAGGTGGTCGACGACACCTCGCTGGACCCGGCGACACCGGACATCCACGAGGCCGTACGGGCCTGGATCGACCTCCCCACCTGA
- a CDS encoding ferredoxin: MWNVEVSPECIGSGVCAGTAPRHFTLGPDGRSRPLATPTAPDEAILDAAVSCPMEAIAVTDSDTGAPVET; encoded by the coding sequence ATGTGGAACGTCGAGGTGTCGCCCGAGTGCATCGGGTCCGGCGTGTGTGCCGGCACCGCGCCACGGCACTTCACGCTCGGACCCGACGGCCGATCCCGACCACTCGCCACGCCGACCGCCCCTGACGAAGCAATTCTCGACGCGGCCGTCTCGTGCCCCATGGAGGCGATCGCCGTGACCGACTCCGACACCGGCGCGCCCGTCGAGACGTGA
- a CDS encoding DUF4097 family beta strand repeat-containing protein: MPTFATPQPITATVEVAGAQVRVNATDRADTAVTVAPLDPSSRKDVKVAERTRVDYAAGQLRVKTTVSGDKNGSVAITIDVPAGSHLAAYLAHSDIHAAGPLGSGDLHIASGRVALDRLDALTANLSSGSVTVGHVAGGAQVDGGAYTLRIGEITGAARIENAGGQVSIGHAQARVELRSASGDLDIEQADADVAAQTASGAIRIGRLTRGQAELTNASGNIEVGIPTGATAYIAAKSDRGAVSDYVSDQPGGGDEVTVHARTRHGDIIIRPATR; this comes from the coding sequence ATGCCTACCTTCGCCACTCCGCAGCCGATCACCGCCACCGTCGAGGTCGCCGGCGCCCAGGTCCGGGTCAACGCCACCGACCGCGCCGACACCGCCGTCACCGTCGCGCCTTTGGACCCGAGCAGCCGCAAGGACGTCAAGGTCGCCGAGCGGACCCGCGTCGACTACGCCGCCGGGCAGCTGCGGGTCAAGACCACCGTCTCCGGCGACAAGAACGGCTCCGTGGCCATCACCATCGACGTGCCCGCCGGGTCGCACCTGGCCGCCTACCTGGCGCACTCCGACATCCACGCCGCCGGGCCGCTCGGCTCCGGGGACCTGCACATCGCGTCCGGCCGGGTCGCGCTCGACCGCCTCGACGCGCTCACCGCCAACCTGTCCTCGGGCAGCGTCACCGTCGGCCACGTCGCCGGCGGCGCCCAGGTCGACGGCGGCGCCTACACCCTGCGGATCGGCGAGATCACCGGCGCCGCCCGGATCGAGAACGCCGGCGGGCAGGTGTCGATCGGTCACGCCCAGGCCCGCGTCGAGCTGCGCAGCGCCAGCGGCGACCTCGACATCGAGCAGGCCGACGCCGACGTCGCGGCCCAGACCGCCAGCGGCGCCATCCGCATCGGCCGGCTGACCCGCGGCCAGGCCGAGCTGACCAACGCCTCCGGCAACATCGAGGTCGGCATCCCGACCGGCGCCACCGCCTACATCGCCGCCAAGAGCGACCGCGGGGCGGTCAGCGACTACGTCTCGGACCAGCCCGGCGGCGGCGACGAGGTCACCGTCCACGCCCGCACCCGCCACGGCGACATCATCATCCGCCCGGCCACCCGTTGA
- a CDS encoding STAS domain-containing protein, with product MANAQVGRRLLDNGTVVFDLRGELDVAVNDALRDVLEQTIRRQRPPMVVVNMRHVTFVDSTGMGALVAGLNAARDQEVRFVVQEVAPFVEKQLRIAGLYETLVQAQGS from the coding sequence GTGGCGAACGCGCAGGTAGGCCGGCGCCTCCTCGACAACGGCACGGTCGTGTTCGACCTGAGGGGCGAGTTGGACGTCGCCGTCAACGACGCGTTGCGCGACGTCCTCGAGCAGACGATCCGGCGGCAGCGGCCGCCCATGGTGGTCGTCAACATGCGGCACGTGACCTTCGTCGACTCGACCGGCATGGGCGCACTGGTGGCCGGGCTCAACGCGGCCCGCGACCAGGAGGTCCGCTTCGTCGTGCAGGAGGTCGCGCCGTTCGTCGAGAAGCAGCTCCGGATCGCGGGCCTGTACGAGACGCTGGTGCAGGCCCAGGGCAGCTAG
- a CDS encoding histidine phosphatase family protein: protein MTAIEGDRLLLVRHAMPEVDPAVAAEQWHLGPSGRAAARALQPLVPGPAYHVASSEPKAVQTVQELAGRADVTTDPALVEVRRPQTWSDQYRAVARSYVEGASPAGWEPHDQVVRRFDQAVVRHAAAAAQKGRTLVVGTHGMAMTTWLASRYRLQPDPAEFWAALRFPDLIEIDLRNCVVRRLGD, encoded by the coding sequence ATGACGGCCATCGAAGGAGACCGGCTGCTGCTGGTCCGCCACGCGATGCCGGAGGTGGACCCTGCGGTGGCGGCCGAGCAGTGGCATCTCGGCCCGTCCGGCCGGGCCGCCGCCCGCGCCCTCCAACCGCTGGTGCCCGGCCCGGCCTATCACGTGGCCAGCAGCGAACCCAAAGCCGTGCAGACCGTGCAGGAGCTCGCCGGACGCGCCGACGTCACTACCGACCCCGCGCTGGTCGAGGTGCGCCGCCCGCAGACCTGGTCGGACCAGTACCGCGCTGTCGCTCGCTCCTATGTGGAGGGCGCTAGCCCGGCCGGGTGGGAACCACATGACCAGGTCGTCCGCCGCTTCGACCAAGCCGTTGTACGCCATGCGGCCGCCGCGGCGCAGAAGGGCAGAACGCTGGTGGTCGGCACGCACGGCATGGCCATGACCACCTGGCTGGCCAGCAGATACCGCCTCCAGCCCGATCCAGCCGAGTTCTGGGCGGCCCTACGCTTCCCGGACCTCATCGAGATCGACCTTAGGAACTGTGTCGTACGGCGCCTCGGCGACTGA
- a CDS encoding SDR family oxidoreductase → MKTWLITGASRGMGRELVSQALGRGDRVAATLRRPEQLDDLADRHGDRLWRRALDVTDTTTLRVVVSAAFADHQRIDVVVSNAGYGVFGVAEDLTDDQIQDMIATNLTASIQLARAVIPPLRAQGGGRLMQMSSMGGQIAFPAFSMYHVTKWGIEGFYEALATEVAPFGIATTLIEPGMVRTGFFDAATRVPVSEPYVGGPADRPPVSVEQMTDSQEKTAAAIIAAADSADPPRRLVLGSDAWNLMTDTLRQRLADIESQQESAAVADL, encoded by the coding sequence GTGAAGACCTGGCTGATCACGGGCGCGTCCAGAGGGATGGGCCGCGAGCTGGTCTCACAGGCCCTGGGCCGCGGCGACCGGGTCGCGGCCACGTTGCGGCGGCCCGAGCAGCTCGACGATCTCGCGGACCGGCACGGCGACCGGCTCTGGCGTCGCGCGCTCGACGTCACCGACACCACGACGCTGCGGGTGGTGGTGTCGGCGGCCTTCGCGGACCACCAACGGATCGACGTGGTCGTCTCGAACGCCGGGTACGGTGTGTTCGGCGTCGCCGAAGACCTGACCGACGACCAGATCCAGGACATGATCGCGACGAACCTGACCGCGTCGATCCAACTGGCCCGGGCCGTCATCCCGCCGTTGCGGGCGCAGGGCGGCGGCCGGCTGATGCAGATGTCGAGCATGGGCGGCCAGATCGCCTTCCCGGCGTTCTCGATGTACCACGTGACCAAGTGGGGGATCGAGGGCTTCTACGAGGCCCTGGCCACCGAGGTGGCGCCGTTCGGCATCGCGACGACACTGATCGAGCCGGGCATGGTGCGCACCGGGTTCTTCGACGCCGCCACGCGGGTCCCGGTCAGCGAGCCCTACGTGGGCGGCCCGGCTGACCGACCGCCGGTCTCCGTCGAGCAGATGACCGACAGCCAGGAGAAGACGGCCGCGGCCATCATCGCCGCCGCTGACTCGGCCGACCCACCGCGGCGACTGGTGCTGGGGTCCGACGCCTGGAACCTCATGACCGACACGCTGCGCCAACGCCTCGCCGACATCGAGTCGCAACAGGAATCGGCGGCCGTCGCCGACCTGTGA
- a CDS encoding cytochrome P450: MTQHDDTLVLPLPPAPSIYHPTPRLAELRAERPVAEVAFPDGSKGWLVTRYADVRQVLIDPRFSRAAAAGSGGSDTGIALVATDSILGMDPPEHTRLRRLVAGAFTARRVEELRPRVTALVDELLQGVAARPRPVDLVEHFSLPLPVRVICELLGVPPEDQHIFHAWSDTIMSDAGGDPAEIRAAMGNLGAYFGKLIADKRAAPANDLMTALIAARDNQDRLSEQELVNLCFGLLIAGHETTANQINMFLLTLLHFPEEYERLAKSPELVPQAVEELMRFVQLGEGAGLPRVTTEAVELSGVTIPAGSVVVMSMAAANRDESVFADADRLDLTREISSHLGFGAGAHHCLGAQLARMELQEALRGLLRHLPGLHIAVPDDQLRFKTGMIVRSLQSLPVTW, encoded by the coding sequence ATGACCCAGCACGACGACACGTTGGTGCTTCCGTTGCCGCCGGCGCCGAGCATCTACCATCCGACTCCGCGGCTTGCCGAGCTGCGCGCCGAGCGGCCTGTCGCCGAGGTCGCCTTTCCGGACGGATCGAAAGGCTGGCTGGTCACCAGGTACGCGGACGTGCGCCAGGTGCTGATCGACCCGCGGTTCAGCCGGGCCGCCGCGGCCGGGTCGGGTGGGTCCGACACCGGGATCGCGCTCGTGGCCACCGACTCGATCCTCGGCATGGACCCGCCTGAGCACACGCGACTGCGGCGCCTCGTGGCCGGCGCGTTCACCGCGCGCCGGGTCGAGGAGCTGCGGCCGCGGGTCACGGCGCTCGTCGACGAGCTGTTGCAAGGCGTGGCCGCGCGGCCGCGGCCGGTCGACCTCGTCGAGCACTTCTCGTTGCCGCTGCCGGTGCGGGTCATCTGCGAGCTGCTCGGCGTGCCGCCCGAGGACCAGCACATCTTCCACGCCTGGTCCGACACGATCATGTCGGACGCCGGCGGTGATCCGGCCGAGATCCGGGCGGCGATGGGCAACCTGGGCGCCTACTTCGGCAAGCTGATCGCCGACAAGCGGGCCGCGCCGGCCAACGACCTCATGACCGCCCTGATCGCGGCGCGCGACAACCAGGACCGGCTGTCCGAGCAGGAGCTGGTCAACCTGTGCTTCGGCCTGCTCATCGCCGGCCACGAGACCACCGCCAACCAGATCAACATGTTCCTGTTGACGCTGCTGCACTTCCCGGAGGAATACGAACGGCTCGCCAAGTCACCCGAACTCGTCCCGCAGGCCGTCGAGGAGCTCATGCGCTTCGTCCAGCTCGGCGAGGGCGCCGGCCTGCCGCGGGTGACCACCGAGGCCGTGGAGCTCAGCGGCGTCACGATCCCGGCCGGCTCGGTGGTGGTTATGTCCATGGCGGCGGCCAACCGCGACGAGTCCGTCTTCGCCGACGCCGACCGGCTCGACCTGACCCGCGAGATCTCGTCGCACCTCGGCTTCGGCGCGGGCGCGCACCACTGCCTGGGCGCTCAGCTGGCGCGCATGGAGCTGCAGGAGGCGCTGCGCGGCCTGCTGCGCCACCTACCGGGGCTGCACATCGCGGTGCCCGACGACCAACTGCGGTTCAAGACCGGGATGATCGTCCGGAGCCTGCAGAGCCTCCCCGTGACGTGGTGA
- a CDS encoding TrmH family RNA methyltransferase, whose product MERVRSRVVTPAIRVRTPKEIRSARRPRRHRCWGHLVAAPLWPMHGANLGTLLRTCDAVGACLAVPPFGWVAEALARGNTLRQPACVHRVGNPLRWLADERHAGTMILGVELADEAVRLADLSPARRRTVMVLGHEATGIPPEALDLLDGAVEIPMVGTGSSLNVAVAGSLVLYRLAGLL is encoded by the coding sequence TTGGAGCGCGTTCGCTCCCGCGTGGTGACGCCCGCGATCCGGGTCCGGACCCCGAAGGAGATCCGGTCGGCGCGGCGTCCTCGACGGCACCGTTGCTGGGGACATCTCGTCGCGGCGCCGCTGTGGCCGATGCACGGGGCCAACCTGGGCACGCTGCTGCGTACCTGCGATGCCGTCGGCGCATGCCTCGCGGTGCCGCCCTTCGGCTGGGTGGCCGAGGCACTCGCCCGCGGCAACACGTTGCGGCAGCCCGCCTGCGTGCACCGGGTCGGCAATCCCCTGCGGTGGCTGGCCGACGAACGCCACGCGGGGACGATGATCCTCGGCGTGGAGCTCGCGGACGAGGCGGTCCGGCTCGCCGACCTGTCCCCCGCGCGACGCCGTACCGTCATGGTCCTCGGGCATGAAGCCACCGGCATCCCGCCGGAGGCCCTGGACCTGCTCGACGGCGCGGTCGAGATCCCGATGGTCGGCACCGGGTCGAGCCTCAACGTCGCCGTCGCCGGATCGTTGGTGCTGTACCGGCTCGCGGGACTGCTCTAG
- a CDS encoding EAL domain-containing protein, giving the protein MSPNEADHGAAEFLRILRDRHLDILFQPIVHLATGKTVGCEALVRGPAGSPLRTAPELLRYAYRSDRVIEFDWAARAAACQAALAAHLPEDQLLFLNVEPMALGTDCPPDLWPDIEKGFARFRVVLEVTERSLDRDPRSLLEGIDRQRPDAAGLAIDDLGASPAALSMLPVLGADVIKLDHWVIQGGPTPQTMHIMDMAYEEAERTGATILAEGVETAADSAFARSAGAVLGQGRHLGPPAPLPATGAVAGLAFDIRSAPIADLATPFDALADRATSRANLTYLTALSRHLADEAADLTAPALSLLLVPDPRLLTAADRARLSRAAERGVVTGALGPGLPDPPAPGVRGSRVHDATLDGHWAIVTLSPGTASALLARTIPDGANEFEFGVAHDRRRVVAAARSLLRRLGTG; this is encoded by the coding sequence ATGTCACCGAACGAGGCTGACCACGGTGCGGCCGAGTTCCTGCGGATCCTGCGCGATCGGCACCTCGACATCCTGTTCCAGCCGATCGTCCACCTGGCCACCGGCAAGACGGTCGGCTGCGAGGCACTGGTCCGCGGCCCCGCCGGCTCGCCGCTGCGGACGGCACCAGAGCTGCTGCGGTACGCGTACCGCAGCGATCGCGTGATCGAATTCGACTGGGCGGCCCGCGCCGCCGCCTGCCAGGCAGCACTGGCGGCACACCTGCCCGAGGACCAACTCCTGTTCCTCAACGTCGAACCCATGGCGCTCGGCACCGACTGCCCGCCTGACCTGTGGCCCGACATCGAGAAGGGCTTCGCGCGGTTCCGGGTGGTGCTGGAGGTGACCGAGCGGTCCCTGGACCGCGACCCGCGCTCGCTGCTGGAGGGCATCGACCGCCAGCGCCCCGACGCCGCCGGCCTCGCCATCGACGACCTGGGCGCCAGCCCCGCGGCGCTGTCGATGCTGCCGGTCCTCGGGGCCGACGTCATCAAGCTCGACCACTGGGTCATCCAGGGCGGACCCACGCCACAGACGATGCACATCATGGACATGGCGTACGAGGAGGCCGAGCGCACCGGCGCGACGATCCTGGCCGAGGGCGTCGAGACGGCCGCCGACTCGGCGTTCGCCCGCTCCGCCGGCGCGGTCCTCGGCCAGGGCCGCCACCTCGGACCCCCGGCGCCACTGCCCGCCACCGGCGCGGTCGCCGGGCTGGCCTTCGACATCAGGTCGGCGCCGATCGCCGACCTCGCCACGCCGTTCGACGCGCTCGCGGACCGGGCGACGAGCCGCGCGAACCTCACCTACCTCACGGCGCTGAGCCGGCACCTCGCCGACGAGGCGGCGGACCTGACCGCCCCGGCGCTGTCGCTCCTGCTGGTGCCGGACCCGCGCCTGCTGACCGCCGCGGACCGGGCCCGCCTGTCCCGCGCCGCCGAGCGCGGCGTCGTCACCGGCGCGCTCGGACCCGGCCTGCCGGACCCGCCGGCGCCTGGCGTCCGCGGCTCCCGCGTCCACGACGCCACACTCGACGGCCACTGGGCCATCGTGACGCTGAGCCCGGGCACGGCGTCGGCGCTGCTCGCGCGCACGATCCCCGACGGCGCCAACGAGTTCGAATTCGGCGTCGCCCACGACCGCCGCCGCGTGGTCGCCGCGGCCCGATCCCTCCTCCGCCGCCTCGGCACCGGCTGA